The window TTTAATCCTATTGGGATGAAACATAACATACAAAAGGATAATCGGTTTCCTGCCGAAATACTTATACCTTCCAGTCAAGTAGATTTTGGTGTTGCTAGTGATATTGATGATACTATTTTACATACCGGAGTAGTATCTACTTTAAAATGGCGTGTACTTTATAACACCCTTTTTAAATCTGCAAAAATGCGTTTGCCTTTGGAAGGTACTGCAGATTTTTATCATTTATTACATCGTGGGAAATCTGGAGCAAATGCCAATCCCATATTTTATGTTAGCCATAGTCCGTGGAATTTATATCGCTATTTAGAATTGTTTTTGAAGCAAAACAACTTCCCTAAAGGTCCTATCTTATTACGAAGTTTTAAAGATATTTTGAAACGCAAAAAAGCCAATGATAAACCAGAGAAGCAAAAGGAAATTTTAAACTTATTAAAAACGTATCCAGACTTGCCTTTTATTTTAATTGGCGATAGTGGTGAGCATGATCCCGATATTTATATGGAAATAGCCGAGTTGTTTCCTGGACGAATAAAAGCGATTTATTTACGCAGTGTAAAGCACAAAAAGAAAATGATTCGAGTAAAAGGATTGCTGGAGAATTATAAAACAACGCCTGCTTTATTAGTAGAAAGTAGTGCGCAAGCCATTAAACATGCTCGTGAAAATGAGTTTATAAAATAAGCGAACGTTGATTGCGATTTTGGTACCTGTACCTTAAGAATAAAATAATTTAGCAAACTGAAAAAGAGAAGCAGCTATTAATAAAACCCCAATTATTCGATTGATTTTTGTGGTGGTGTTTTTCATTTTAATTTTTAGTCTATGACTAAACTTTCCATAGCCAAATAAGGTAATTACTTTTCCGGAAAAAATACCAAAGAGGAACGGAATCAATAATACGTATGCCATGCTTATATCTAAATAGAGCATTTTTTTGTTTAAAAAAGAAATAACCAAAATCCAATAAATCAACACGGTTGGATTCACTAAACCTAAGATGAAACCTAGCATTTGTTTCGAAAGGTTAAATCGTTTTTTTATAATAATACACTCATCATTTTCATCTTTAATACATTCCTTTCTTCCTAAAAGAAGAATAATTCCAACGACTAATAATAGTAATGCAATAGCAAATTGCATCCAAATGTTATTGCTAATAAAGTTTTAAATTTGCAGATTAAATTGAAGGGCTATTATTACTAAAATGATTTCGGCTAAAGCTGCTGTGTAGATAATTTTTAAAGCACTTTGAATGTTTTCTTTTATGGTGGTATTAATAACCGCAACATTAGTGGTTCCTAATGGTAGTGCGCCAATTATGGCTGTAATAAATCCTAAGAATAAGTAGGTTATGGAGGTCATACGTTTTCTGTAATTCTATGGATTAGAAGTGTTGGTTTTTAAACATAACCATTTATAATCTATAGTAATCCTATAATTTTTATGGTTTTTATTGTCGGATAGTAGGTCGGCATGAAGCGGTTTACCTTTCATTTTAATTAAGGATAGTAATGTTCCTGATCGGCATATTTGTATGAAAATAGCAGTGCAGTTTCCTTCGTGAATAAAAGTTATTTATTTGCGTAATGTAAAAACAAGAAAAAAAGGATGGAGTAAAGGTTTGCTGAAATTAGTAATATTTCCAGCTCCTTCCTTTAGCTAAAGGAAGGTGGTTTTTTGTTGTAACAAAAAAGCGGATGGTTTGTTATAAAAGGCGTAGCTCTTTTTATGTATAATCCTGCTGCGTTAGCGATAGCAACGGCATCCTTTTTATGTCAGTTCGAGTGATTTGTGAAGCATGAGCAAATAGTATCGAGAACAAGTAAAAAAGACCTGCCTGCCGGCAGGCAGGTACAGTGAATAGCGGACCCTTGTGGTAACGCCCAACCTTCGCTAAAGCTTCGGTTGGCTAACCAAGCATTCGTTTATACTTTGATTGGTTAATCTAGAAATAATTTCTAGATTAAAATAATCCGTTTATTTCTGCGTCAATTTTATTTAAGATAAATCCTAAATCTTCTGGGTTATCTACAAAATCCAGATTATCTACATCAATAATTAAAAGGTTTCCTTTGTTGTATCCCGTAATCCAAGCTTCATAACGCTCATTTAATCTACTTAAATAATCGATGCTTATCGAGTTTTCATAATCGCGACCACGTTTGTGAATTTGCGATACAAGGTTAGAAATAGAACTACGTAAATAAATAAGTAAATCTGGACCTTCTACAAAACTTTCCATAAGATCGAAAAGCGATTTGTAGTTTTCAAAATCACGATTGGTCATCAAGCCCATAGCGTGCAAGTTTGGTGCAAAAATATGTGCGTCTTCGTAAATGGTTCTGTCTTGAATGATGTCTCTACCGCTTTCACGAATATCGGAAACTTGACGAAACCTACTATTTAAAAAGTAAACTTGTAAGTTGAAACTCCAACGTTCCATTTGATTGTAAAAATCGTCTAAATAAGGATTATCTACTACGTCTTCTAACTGGGCTTCCCATTTATAATGTTTGGCTAGTAATTTTGTAAGCGTGGTTTTACCAGCACCAATATTTCCTGCTATAGCAACGTGCATATATTATTTAGTTTTTAGTTGAAATTTAGATAAGATTTCCAATTGGCAAATATACAAGGTTTCATTGGTTAGTAAAAACTGATTTATTAACAAATTTGGTATTTTAATTTCTTGTATTTCGTCGGTGTTTTTCTTTAAAAAGTAAAGTGCATTTTCTTTTTTTAATACCAGGTTTCCGTTATCTTCTTCAATGGCAGTAAAGCCTTCGTTTTTAATCTTTTGCGTTAGGCTGCCAAAATAATTGTATTTGTAGATGTAGTTTTCGGTTAAAAGCCAGCAGAAATTAAAGTTGCTTTTTAGGTCTAAAATAGCAGATTGTACAGGTAATGTTGTGGCTCTTGTGTTATTGGCTTTATAATCATACAGCTCTAATTGTTGGGTATCTTGATTAAAAATCCAGAGCGTATTATCGTTTCCTGTCGAAATATGCGAGACACTTTTATATGGTTTTGTGGTATTGAAATCTATTTTGAAAATTTCGGCTAAGCGATTATCTAAAATAATAGCCGTATTAAAATCTTTATAAAACACATTTATTTTTAAGGGATTAAATGCATTTGCTGAGGTAATTTCTCCTAATTGTACATTGCTGTAATTGCTAGACTTGGTGTTGCTCTTTTTATAAAATACGTTTTGTTGAATGTAATATTGCGTTCCAAAATTATCAATATCTACAATTTGCTGTTTGGTTAACGTGGTATCTTTTATAAATGTAGTTGGTATCGTGTTTTGGGCACGAACAGAAATAACAGTTAAACACAGAAAAAGGAGTATATATTTCATAGGACTTGAAAAGTACAAAAATTGAACCACTTTTTAACAAATTAATTTATAGCCAAAACCTCTAACATTTAATATTTGTAACGATTTGTCTTGTTTTAGTTTTTTTCGGAGTTTGCTAATAAAAACATCCATACTTCTTGCGTTAAAAAAATCGTCACTTCCCCAAAGCTTATTTAGTATTAAGGATCTATCGAGTACTTGGTTTTTGTTTTTTATAAGATGAAATAGTAAATGAGCTTCTCTATGTGT is drawn from Lacinutrix sp. WUR7 and contains these coding sequences:
- a CDS encoding App1 family protein; its protein translation is MKLFKRDPVQIIAFQSYGTDTHFYLRGRALQDESIDLEQQGFCSLLANSWKRLESDEIKHVAISITLPNGTVLETTSDNHGYFKVKADVVGLRAMANVEGWLHCEVAFNPIGMKHNIQKDNRFPAEILIPSSQVDFGVASDIDDTILHTGVVSTLKWRVLYNTLFKSAKMRLPLEGTADFYHLLHRGKSGANANPIFYVSHSPWNLYRYLELFLKQNNFPKGPILLRSFKDILKRKKANDKPEKQKEILNLLKTYPDLPFILIGDSGEHDPDIYMEIAELFPGRIKAIYLRSVKHKKKMIRVKGLLENYKTTPALLVESSAQAIKHARENEFIK
- a CDS encoding deoxynucleoside kinase, translated to MHVAIAGNIGAGKTTLTKLLAKHYKWEAQLEDVVDNPYLDDFYNQMERWSFNLQVYFLNSRFRQVSDIRESGRDIIQDRTIYEDAHIFAPNLHAMGLMTNRDFENYKSLFDLMESFVEGPDLLIYLRSSISNLVSQIHKRGRDYENSISIDYLSRLNERYEAWITGYNKGNLLIIDVDNLDFVDNPEDLGFILNKIDAEINGLF